From the genome of Methylomonas sp. UP202, one region includes:
- a CDS encoding ATP-binding cassette domain-containing protein yields the protein MLLEMNVKLRRGHFDLTTSLAINDNSMGLLGKSGAGKSTLLGLIAGAIQPHSGYILVDGKILFDSRKGIVMPREQRPVGAVLQLDCADPSETVRENLNATRERTLRHRRNFKLPFLIELLELGSLLDQPLPLLSAGERQRVALARSLVKSPRLLLLDDTFATIGHDYRPLLLALLKRAQIELNLPALYASQSLGEILDLTDQLIVLDQGKVTRSGSLPEIAKGQGMLRYLGMRQIDNLLPVTIRHHDHSAGHTQADSFGLPLALPLRPQLAPGSGTQVSIRANDIALSRGYLSGISIQNQIKGRICALIPSGESLIVQIDCGGALLAEITHGAARDMALQEGDTVYCLIKTHSIAYLRELQTQSYQRVISVGPDHYHLLETAPTAHGFHHAIANSAVEIKQVTDRIIQA from the coding sequence ATGTTGTTAGAAATGAACGTCAAATTGCGCAGAGGCCATTTCGACCTGACCACATCGCTGGCGATCAATGACAACAGCATGGGCCTGCTCGGGAAATCCGGCGCCGGCAAAAGCACCTTGCTGGGCTTGATCGCAGGCGCCATTCAGCCGCATAGCGGCTACATTCTGGTCGACGGCAAGATCTTGTTCGACAGTCGCAAGGGTATCGTCATGCCGCGCGAACAACGTCCGGTAGGCGCCGTACTACAACTGGATTGCGCCGATCCGTCCGAAACCGTCCGCGAAAACTTGAACGCCACCCGCGAGCGCACGCTGAGGCATCGGAGAAACTTCAAACTACCGTTCTTGATCGAGTTACTCGAATTGGGCAGTCTGCTCGACCAACCCTTACCGCTGCTTTCAGCCGGGGAAAGGCAACGGGTGGCCTTGGCCCGGTCGCTGGTGAAGTCGCCGCGCTTGCTCCTGCTGGACGACACCTTTGCGACGATAGGCCACGACTACCGGCCGCTGCTATTGGCGCTGCTCAAGCGCGCTCAAATCGAACTCAACCTGCCCGCACTCTACGCCAGTCAATCCTTAGGGGAAATCCTCGACTTGACCGACCAATTGATCGTGCTGGATCAGGGGAAGGTGACGCGTAGCGGCTCATTACCGGAAATCGCCAAGGGACAAGGCATGCTTCGCTATCTGGGCATGCGTCAGATAGACAACTTGCTGCCGGTCACCATACGTCATCACGACCATTCCGCCGGCCACACCCAGGCAGACAGTTTCGGCTTGCCGTTGGCGCTGCCGCTGAGGCCGCAATTGGCTCCGGGCAGCGGGACCCAGGTATCGATCCGCGCCAACGACATCGCGCTGTCGCGCGGATACTTAAGCGGCATTTCGATCCAGAACCAGATCAAGGGCCGCATCTGCGCGCTTATTCCCAGCGGAGAGAGCTTAATTGTGCAAATCGATTGTGGCGGCGCGTTGCTGGCCGAAATTACCCACGGCGCGGCCCGCGATATGGCTCTACAGGAAGGCGATACGGTTTATTGCTTGATCAAGACCCATTCGATCGCTTATCTGCGCGAACTTCAAACTCAGTCATACCAACGCGTGATTAGCGTAGGTCCGGATCACTATCACTTGCTTGAAACCGCGCCCACAGCCCACGGCTTCCACCACGCTATCGCAAATAGCGCCGTCGAAATCAAGCAAGTAACCGATCGAATCATTCAGGCCTAA
- a CDS encoding thiosulfate sulfurtransferase GlpE, whose amino-acid sequence MKNFKTLTVAESEALIAEQQPMILDCRDLKDYKAGHIDNAMHVHEQLRDTLIRKADKSKPMLIYCYYGHASEHMAEMFGDFGFQQVYSMAGGYADWKEQHKL is encoded by the coding sequence ATGAAAAACTTTAAGACGCTTACGGTGGCCGAATCCGAAGCCTTGATCGCCGAACAGCAGCCGATGATCTTGGATTGCCGGGACCTTAAGGACTATAAGGCAGGACATATCGACAATGCGATGCACGTACACGAACAGTTGCGCGACACCTTGATCAGAAAAGCCGATAAGTCCAAGCCCATGCTGATTTATTGCTATTACGGTCATGCCAGCGAGCATATGGCGGAAATGTTTGGAGACTTCGGTTTTCAGCAGGTTTACAGCATGGCCGGCGGTTACGCCGACTGGAAAGAACAGCACAAACTTTAG
- a CDS encoding dinitrogenase iron-molybdenum cofactor biosynthesis protein: MELSRDIALRIALASRVLPGVDVASLIGILHEKVGSPLTDERLKTITVTNLKTGIGSHDGEEDGEDIDIGLANIKLAVRYLWGEEDGDEGLPEILPYKEGDMPESIRVAIASNSGQSLNGHFGSCIRFLVYQLSKDAMRLVDIRSTVEADTADDKNLFRAELIKDCHVLFVQSIGGPAAAKVIRADIYPIKIPDVIEAEAQLREFQKVFDAPPPWMAKALGKSAEERKRFAHQD, from the coding sequence ATGGAATTATCAAGAGATATCGCGCTCCGCATTGCGTTGGCGTCAAGAGTGTTGCCCGGCGTGGATGTGGCGTCGCTGATTGGAATTCTGCACGAAAAAGTCGGTTCGCCGTTGACCGACGAACGCCTGAAAACCATTACCGTCACCAATTTGAAAACCGGGATTGGCAGCCACGACGGCGAGGAAGATGGCGAGGATATCGACATTGGATTGGCCAACATCAAATTGGCAGTGCGTTATCTATGGGGCGAGGAAGACGGTGACGAGGGCTTGCCGGAAATCCTCCCCTACAAGGAAGGCGACATGCCGGAATCGATCCGGGTCGCGATCGCATCCAACAGCGGGCAGTCGCTGAATGGGCATTTCGGCTCGTGCATCCGGTTTTTGGTGTATCAATTGTCCAAGGACGCCATGCGATTGGTGGATATCCGCTCTACGGTTGAAGCCGATACCGCCGACGATAAAAACCTGTTCCGCGCTGAATTGATCAAGGATTGTCATGTGTTATTCGTGCAGTCTATCGGTGGACCGGCCGCCGCGAAAGTGATACGCGCCGATATTTATCCGATCAAGATCCCGGACGTGATCGAAGCTGAAGCGCAGTTGCGCGAGTTTCAGAAAGTGTTTGACGCGCCGCCGCCGTGGATGGCCAAGGCATTGGGTAAGAGTGCCGAGGAGCGCAAGCGCTTCGCTCACCAAGATTGA
- a CDS encoding DUF2959 domain-containing protein, translating to MKSRLHCALVLIALTATACSTAYYGGLEKLGIPKREVMVHRVEKARETQEETKQQFKSALEQFTVLTNFQGGDLETTYRKLNNEYEASVRKADEIHKRIADIEDVSEALFTEWEAELREYTNASLRQTSSKKLTVTKTQYRQLLAAMRKAESKLEPVLNVFKDQVLFLKHNLNAQAIASLKGQLDSVKSDVSALVLEMEKSINEADSFIATMEKS from the coding sequence ATGAAAAGTCGCTTACATTGCGCCCTTGTACTGATTGCACTGACCGCTACCGCTTGCTCGACAGCCTATTACGGCGGCCTGGAAAAACTGGGCATTCCTAAGCGGGAAGTCATGGTACATCGGGTCGAAAAAGCCCGCGAGACCCAGGAGGAAACCAAGCAACAATTCAAATCGGCACTGGAACAGTTCACCGTGTTGACCAATTTTCAGGGTGGCGATCTGGAAACGACCTACCGGAAACTAAACAACGAGTATGAGGCCAGCGTGCGGAAGGCGGACGAAATTCACAAACGCATCGCCGATATCGAGGACGTTTCGGAAGCTTTGTTTACCGAATGGGAAGCCGAACTCAGGGAATACACCAACGCTTCGCTAAGACAAACCAGCAGCAAAAAGCTGACCGTAACGAAAACCCAATACCGGCAATTGCTGGCAGCAATGCGCAAAGCGGAGTCCAAACTGGAGCCGGTACTGAATGTCTTCAAAGACCAAGTCTTGTTTCTAAAGCACAATTTGAACGCTCAGGCCATCGCTTCGCTAAAAGGCCAGCTCGATAGCGTGAAATCGGATGTTTCCGCGCTAGTCCTTGAAATGGAAAAATCGATCAACGAAGCGGATAGCTTTATCGCGACCATGGAAAAGTCTTGA
- a CDS encoding replication-associated recombination protein A, whose product MNSKYSGPRDAYMPLAAKMRPSSLEEFIGQQHLLAKGKSLRAAIDNGALHSLVFWGPPGVGKTTLAKIIAGMTHSHIIELSAVMAGVKEIRAAVGEAEEIKARQGLNTIVFIDEIHRFSKSQQDSLLAPIESGAIVLFGATTENPSFELNNALLSRLRVYVLRSLDTDALIELLECALRDKQRGLGLRPIEIDRETLTMIAKAADGDARRSLNILQIAADLAETVDGREVVKPGMIDEVLQGHANRFDKRGDIFYDQISALHKSVRGTDPDAALYWFARMLDGGCDPLYIARRVIRMAAEDIGNADPRGLQLALNATEAYERLGSPEGELALAQAVTYLACAPKSNAVYTAYKAAMIDAKKSGSLEVPMHLRNAPTGLMRDLGYGAEYRYAHDEDQAFAAGENYFPDALQNRRYYFPVERGLESKIKEKLNFLRGLPAKKA is encoded by the coding sequence ATGAATAGCAAATACTCCGGTCCTCGCGACGCCTATATGCCGCTAGCCGCCAAAATGCGACCAAGCAGCCTTGAAGAATTTATCGGCCAACAACACCTCCTGGCAAAAGGCAAATCGCTAAGGGCAGCTATCGACAACGGCGCGTTGCATTCGCTGGTATTTTGGGGACCGCCGGGAGTCGGCAAAACCACGCTGGCCAAGATTATCGCCGGCATGACCCATAGCCATATCATCGAGTTGTCGGCGGTGATGGCCGGTGTCAAGGAGATTCGCGCCGCCGTGGGCGAGGCTGAAGAAATCAAGGCTCGACAGGGCTTGAATACCATCGTATTCATCGACGAAATTCACCGTTTTTCGAAGAGTCAGCAGGACTCGTTGTTGGCGCCCATCGAAAGTGGCGCAATCGTGCTGTTCGGCGCCACCACCGAGAATCCGTCGTTCGAGCTGAACAACGCGCTGCTGTCGCGCTTGCGAGTCTACGTACTGCGCAGCCTCGATACCGACGCGCTGATCGAACTGCTGGAGTGTGCGCTAAGAGATAAACAGCGCGGCTTGGGCCTGCGGCCGATCGAGATAGACCGCGAAACTCTGACGATGATCGCCAAGGCCGCCGATGGTGACGCCCGACGAAGTTTGAATATTCTGCAAATTGCCGCCGACCTAGCCGAGACCGTGGATGGACGAGAAGTCGTTAAACCTGGAATGATCGACGAAGTCCTGCAAGGCCACGCAAACCGCTTCGACAAGCGCGGCGATATTTTTTACGATCAAATCTCCGCTTTGCACAAATCAGTGCGCGGCACCGATCCTGATGCGGCATTGTATTGGTTTGCCCGGATGCTGGACGGTGGTTGCGACCCGCTTTACATTGCCCGACGCGTGATTCGAATGGCCGCCGAAGACATCGGCAACGCCGATCCGCGCGGCTTACAACTCGCGCTAAACGCCACCGAGGCCTACGAAAGACTGGGCAGCCCTGAAGGCGAGCTAGCTTTGGCGCAAGCGGTAACCTATCTTGCGTGCGCACCCAAAAGCAACGCCGTCTACACGGCCTACAAGGCGGCAATGATCGATGCCAAAAAAAGCGGCTCGCTGGAAGTTCCAATGCATCTACGAAACGCACCGACCGGTCTGATGCGGGATTTAGGCTATGGCGCCGAATATCGCTACGCACACGACGAAGATCAAGCATTCGCCGCTGGCGAAAATTATTTCCCCGACGCCTTACAAAACCGCCGTTATTACTTTCCGGTCGAACGCGGGTTGGAGAGTAAAATTAAAGAAAAGCTAAACTTTCTGCGCGGCTTACCGGCCAAAAAAGCCTGA
- the accA gene encoding acetyl-CoA carboxylase carboxyl transferase subunit alpha codes for MDLKFLDFEQPIAELQAKIEELRKVELDNNFDISETLKQLEQKCESLTESIFSDLSDWQISQLSRHPGRPYTLDYISLIFTEFHELHGDRAFADDPAIVCGLARLEGRPVVVIGHQKGRDTKEKIYRNFGMPRPEGYRKALRVMKMAERFQLPVICLIDTPGAYPGIGAEERGQSEAIARNLFEMSKLRTPIICTVIGEGGSGGALAIGVGDRLLMLEYSTYAVISPEGCASILWKSADKAQLAAEAMGITSDRVREQGFLDEVIREPVGGGHRNFAKIAANLQEALLRHLGELQAEAGDMDKLLEKRYQRIMRFGSFIEEPAK; via the coding sequence ATGGATTTAAAATTTCTTGATTTTGAACAGCCGATTGCCGAACTGCAAGCCAAGATTGAAGAGCTGCGCAAAGTCGAGCTAGACAACAACTTCGATATTTCCGAGACGCTGAAGCAGTTGGAGCAGAAATGCGAGAGCCTGACCGAGAGTATTTTCAGCGACTTGTCCGACTGGCAGATTTCCCAATTGTCGCGCCATCCGGGACGGCCTTACACGCTGGATTATATCTCGTTAATTTTCACCGAATTCCATGAGTTGCATGGCGATCGCGCATTCGCGGACGACCCGGCCATCGTTTGCGGCTTAGCGCGCTTGGAGGGCCGGCCGGTCGTCGTGATCGGTCATCAAAAAGGTCGAGACACTAAGGAAAAAATTTACAGAAACTTCGGTATGCCGCGGCCGGAAGGTTATCGAAAGGCCTTGCGCGTCATGAAAATGGCCGAGCGCTTTCAGTTGCCGGTCATTTGTCTGATCGATACTCCCGGCGCCTATCCCGGCATTGGCGCGGAAGAGCGCGGTCAGAGCGAAGCGATTGCCCGTAACTTGTTCGAAATGTCCAAATTGCGGACACCGATTATCTGTACCGTGATCGGTGAAGGCGGCTCCGGTGGCGCGTTGGCTATTGGGGTGGGCGACCGTTTGCTAATGTTGGAATACAGTACTTACGCGGTGATTTCGCCGGAAGGTTGTGCGTCTATTTTATGGAAAAGCGCCGACAAGGCCCAGTTGGCTGCCGAGGCCATGGGAATAACCTCCGACCGCGTGCGCGAACAAGGTTTTTTGGACGAAGTCATCCGCGAGCCGGTCGGTGGCGGTCACCGCAATTTCGCCAAGATCGCCGCCAATTTGCAGGAAGCCTTGCTCAGGCATTTGGGTGAATTGCAGGCGGAAGCTGGCGACATGGACAAACTGTTGGAGAAACGTTATCAACGTATCATGCGTTTCGGCTCGTTCATTGAAGAGCCGGCCAAATAA
- the tilS gene encoding tRNA lysidine(34) synthetase TilS, translating into MLSFQAVSSALPERVGRLYVAYSGGVDSHVLLHLCARQPDWQAKLCGVYVDHRLQAESTAWGTHCRRQCEALGVEFLLLTVDASAAPGESPEAAARRARYAALADLLDRDDVVLAAQHREDQLETVLLQLFRGAGVAGLAAMPRISPLGRGSLVRPLLKVGKAEVLVYARQQGLVWIEDPSNATNDFDRNFLRNQVLPLLKQRWPGLDKTVARSAELCGEAAECLDEWAEAQLAAVSGLDRGELAIDQLPVAASRRRLLIRQWLARNGLRPPSRAITEAILAQVVDARGDANPQLCYQGALIRRYRKRLVCVPAYPAVRTHGEVVWPDNAQQIELGGGCRLSKEVSVDGIAQALWDRASVTVRFRRGGEKLKLPGRGGRHSLKKLYQAAGTPPWEREWRPLIYLDGRLAAVAGLWVDEWVSGSKNEPCYRVSWQFRQSV; encoded by the coding sequence ATGCTGAGCTTTCAGGCAGTGAGTTCCGCGCTGCCGGAGCGGGTTGGGCGTTTGTATGTCGCATACAGTGGTGGCGTGGACTCGCACGTACTATTGCACCTGTGCGCACGGCAACCGGATTGGCAAGCCAAGCTGTGCGGGGTCTACGTCGACCACCGCTTGCAAGCGGAGTCGACGGCCTGGGGCACCCATTGTCGTCGGCAATGCGAAGCGTTGGGTGTCGAGTTCTTGCTGCTGACGGTCGACGCCTCGGCTGCGCCGGGTGAAAGTCCGGAGGCGGCTGCTCGTCGCGCTCGATACGCCGCGCTAGCCGATTTGCTGGACCGCGACGACGTGGTGCTGGCGGCTCAGCACCGCGAGGATCAACTGGAAACCGTGTTGCTGCAACTATTTCGCGGAGCCGGCGTGGCTGGATTGGCGGCGATGCCTAGGATATCGCCGCTGGGCCGAGGGTCGTTGGTCAGGCCGCTGTTGAAAGTGGGCAAGGCCGAGGTATTGGTCTACGCGCGCCAGCAAGGCTTGGTTTGGATAGAGGATCCGAGCAATGCCACGAATGATTTCGACCGGAATTTTCTGCGAAACCAAGTTCTACCGCTACTGAAACAACGCTGGCCTGGGCTGGATAAAACGGTGGCGCGGTCGGCCGAGCTGTGTGGAGAGGCTGCGGAATGCCTGGACGAGTGGGCCGAAGCACAATTGGCCGCCGTATCCGGTTTGGACAGGGGCGAGCTGGCGATCGACCAACTGCCGGTTGCGGCAAGTCGCCGTCGCTTGCTGATTCGACAATGGTTGGCGCGCAACGGCCTCCGGCCGCCGAGTCGAGCCATAACCGAAGCGATTCTGGCGCAGGTCGTCGATGCGCGTGGCGATGCGAACCCGCAATTATGTTATCAGGGCGCGCTGATTCGAAGATACCGCAAGCGCTTAGTTTGCGTGCCGGCCTATCCGGCTGTTCGCACGCACGGCGAAGTGGTTTGGCCTGACAATGCCCAGCAGATCGAATTGGGCGGCGGTTGTCGCTTGAGCAAGGAAGTTTCCGTTGACGGCATCGCTCAAGCGCTTTGGGATCGGGCTAGTGTCACGGTGAGGTTCCGGCGCGGCGGCGAAAAGTTGAAGTTGCCGGGGAGGGGCGGCCGGCATAGTTTGAAAAAGCTCTATCAGGCAGCCGGCACCCCTCCGTGGGAACGGGAGTGGAGGCCGTTGATATATCTGGATGGCCGCTTGGCGGCGGTGGCTGGCCTTTGGGTGGACGAGTGGGTCAGCGGTTCGAAAAACGAACCTTGCTACCGAGTGTCTTGGCAGTTTCGACAAAGCGTGTGA
- a CDS encoding nodulation protein NodZ, whose protein sequence is MNLRHIWWRIAAIKTPGQAFDAVASELTPYFYRHFQRLNRGVFAIEIVNSNLGFFAVLNWALFVLHFCKKQGLVPYLEFTTKNYSDPVLGRDWFKYYFSNRAMSAAGFAAEYRPWLVTKVRRIRDLRMPGWCFHDLSLEQAGEIFREYIEFNPVISAEVEAFVAEHFAGKYVLGVHFRGTDKVVEAPQVAWAYSEQTIRNFLADHPSVDVLFVASDESRFIQYMLEKFPDIAVVSHQDHFRSDGIKAIHSLDGGGDNYSKGFDALVNSLLLSKCDALIRSSSFLSAWASIFNPKVPVVLLNKPLEDALWFPEVEIMKRSLDHYLPDFTE, encoded by the coding sequence ATGAATCTGAGGCATATTTGGTGGAGAATTGCTGCAATTAAAACGCCCGGCCAAGCTTTCGATGCGGTAGCTTCAGAGCTAACGCCATATTTTTATCGGCATTTTCAACGGTTAAATCGAGGCGTTTTTGCAATTGAGATCGTGAATTCCAATTTAGGGTTTTTCGCGGTTCTGAATTGGGCGCTGTTTGTTTTGCATTTCTGTAAGAAGCAGGGTTTAGTACCCTATTTAGAATTTACTACGAAGAATTATTCGGATCCGGTTTTGGGGCGCGATTGGTTTAAGTATTATTTTTCTAATCGAGCAATGTCAGCGGCCGGTTTCGCAGCCGAGTATAGGCCTTGGTTGGTTACCAAGGTTCGACGTATCAGAGATTTACGGATGCCGGGTTGGTGTTTTCACGATTTGAGCTTGGAACAAGCCGGCGAGATTTTCCGTGAATATATTGAGTTCAATCCGGTGATTTCCGCCGAGGTGGAAGCGTTCGTTGCCGAGCATTTTGCAGGTAAGTATGTTTTGGGGGTTCATTTTCGAGGTACCGATAAAGTAGTCGAGGCGCCACAAGTCGCTTGGGCGTATTCTGAACAAACGATTCGAAATTTTTTAGCGGATCACCCCAGCGTCGATGTTCTATTTGTCGCTAGTGATGAAAGTCGTTTTATTCAATATATGCTGGAAAAATTTCCAGATATTGCTGTGGTGAGCCATCAGGACCATTTTCGCAGCGATGGCATTAAGGCAATTCATAGTCTCGATGGGGGCGGCGATAATTATTCGAAAGGATTCGATGCGTTAGTTAATTCTTTGTTGTTGTCGAAATGCGACGCACTAATCCGGTCGTCGTCATTTTTATCAGCTTGGGCGTCGATTTTTAATCCGAAAGTGCCGGTGGTTTTGTTGAACAAGCCTTTGGAAGATGCGCTATGGTTTCCTGAGGTAGAGATAATGAAGCGTTCCTTGGATCATTACTTGCCTGATTTCACTGAATAG
- a CDS encoding glycosyltransferase family 92 protein, with protein MRVLLSLLKRLGKKVSLDVAYNFVQLNYPIWAFYFKKLTLPNFGGRHEIKISGKPAIYDVFVSGDKNYVVAIGRYDRVVDWSKLICVFDSGCEVIGQVVEDFSDEKEAYQVSIIKYLIPSGCRSKPVVLITLKLDDSQIVNSLQLSNHSVELPRHKLSVTTLMKDEDRFIPEWIAYYRMIGVSHFYIYDNRSLKRRRIRNLLAPLIAQGIVTLIDWDYPYVSGAPDNSWRFCQRGQMHHCLYKYGSFSDWMLFIDVDEFIYPVNAEQDFLKFLESREHPNIAALQFKMIWFGNSGFEQVPKGLIINNYIRRSPEVLSLGREKCAVRPQLTKLMFIHGVKACEENSWMEVVSPELFRINHYYATSSKRQFKGYSDHNDVEDTGMRKYVDSVEEYIGKI; from the coding sequence ATGAGAGTCCTGCTAAGCCTATTGAAGAGGCTGGGAAAAAAAGTCAGTCTGGATGTTGCGTATAATTTCGTTCAGTTAAATTATCCAATTTGGGCTTTTTACTTTAAGAAACTGACTTTGCCGAATTTTGGCGGTCGCCACGAGATTAAAATTTCTGGTAAGCCCGCTATCTACGATGTATTCGTTTCCGGCGATAAAAATTACGTGGTAGCTATTGGTAGATATGACCGCGTTGTCGACTGGAGTAAGTTAATATGCGTATTCGACTCAGGTTGCGAAGTTATTGGGCAGGTCGTTGAGGATTTTTCCGATGAAAAGGAGGCTTATCAGGTTTCAATCATTAAATATTTGATTCCCTCTGGTTGTCGGAGTAAGCCCGTGGTTTTGATTACGTTAAAGTTGGACGATAGTCAAATCGTTAACTCTCTCCAGCTTTCGAATCATTCGGTCGAATTGCCGCGGCATAAGCTTAGTGTGACGACGTTGATGAAGGATGAAGATAGGTTCATCCCTGAGTGGATCGCATATTATCGTATGATAGGCGTAAGTCATTTCTATATATACGATAATCGTAGTTTAAAAAGAAGGCGGATACGTAACTTGTTGGCGCCTCTAATTGCCCAGGGAATTGTGACGTTGATAGATTGGGATTATCCTTACGTGTCCGGTGCTCCCGATAATAGCTGGCGTTTTTGTCAGCGAGGACAGATGCACCATTGTTTATACAAATACGGTAGTTTTTCCGATTGGATGTTGTTTATCGATGTTGATGAGTTTATCTATCCTGTTAATGCTGAGCAAGATTTTTTGAAGTTTTTAGAGAGTCGAGAGCATCCAAATATAGCCGCGTTGCAGTTCAAGATGATCTGGTTTGGAAATTCAGGATTTGAACAGGTTCCTAAGGGTTTGATTATTAATAACTATATTCGACGTTCTCCGGAGGTTTTGTCCTTAGGTCGAGAGAAATGTGCTGTTCGGCCTCAGTTAACGAAGCTAATGTTTATTCATGGGGTTAAGGCGTGTGAGGAAAATTCATGGATGGAAGTGGTGTCTCCCGAACTGTTTCGGATTAATCATTATTATGCGACTAGTTCCAAGCGTCAATTTAAGGGGTATTCGGACCATAACGACGTGGAAGATACAGGAATGAGAAAATACGTTGACTCCGTGGAAGAGTATATTGGGAAAATATAG
- a CDS encoding CTP synthase yields MTKFIFITGGVVSSLGKGIAASSLAAILEDRGLKVTITKLDPYINVDPGTMSPFQHGEVFVTEDGAETDLDLGHYERFLKTTMAKKNNFTTGQVYEQVLRNERKGEYLGATVQVIPHITDEIKRRVYASAEGKDVALIEVGGTVGDIESLPFLETIRQMGVELGRDRAVFIHLTLVPYIKSAGELKTKPTQHSVKELRTIGIQPDILICRSEQTIPASERRKIALFTNVSEKAVITAIDADTIYRIPLLLREQGLDDIVVNQLRLDVPPADLSAWEKVVDGLTHPTDEVQIAIVGKYVDHTDAYKSLNEALLHAGIHTRHKVEIKYIDSETIEQEGTARLKDVDAILVPGGFGERGVEGKISTVRFARENRIPFLGICLGMQSAVIEFARNVVGLEGAHSTEFLPKSPHPVIGLITEWMDEAGELVTRDEDSDIGGTMRLGAQKCRLKDESLAFEVYRKDVITERHRHRYEFNNQYLKQLEAAGMRFSGKSLDGRLVEIVELPEHPWFLACQFHPEFTSTPRNGHPLFSGFVEAAAKHKKAL; encoded by the coding sequence ATGACAAAATTCATCTTTATCACCGGCGGTGTGGTCTCCTCGCTGGGGAAAGGCATCGCTGCTTCTTCCTTGGCCGCAATTTTGGAAGACCGCGGCCTCAAGGTCACCATCACCAAACTCGATCCCTACATCAACGTCGATCCGGGCACCATGAGTCCGTTCCAGCATGGCGAAGTGTTCGTCACCGAGGACGGCGCGGAAACCGACCTGGACTTAGGCCATTACGAGCGGTTTTTGAAAACCACGATGGCCAAAAAAAACAACTTCACGACGGGGCAGGTATACGAACAAGTGCTTCGCAACGAGCGTAAGGGCGAATATCTCGGCGCGACGGTGCAAGTGATTCCGCATATCACCGATGAAATCAAGCGTCGGGTTTACGCCAGCGCGGAAGGCAAGGACGTGGCGCTGATCGAGGTCGGAGGTACGGTCGGCGACATAGAGTCGCTGCCGTTTCTGGAAACCATCCGCCAAATGGGCGTCGAATTGGGCCGCGACCGCGCGGTGTTCATCCATTTGACCCTAGTGCCCTATATCAAGTCAGCCGGCGAACTGAAAACCAAGCCGACCCAGCACTCGGTTAAGGAACTGCGCACCATCGGTATTCAACCCGATATTCTGATCTGCCGTTCCGAACAAACCATCCCGGCCAGCGAACGCCGCAAAATCGCGCTGTTCACCAACGTCAGCGAGAAGGCGGTCATCACCGCGATCGATGCCGATACCATCTACCGCATTCCGCTGCTGTTGCGCGAGCAGGGGCTGGACGACATCGTCGTCAACCAATTGCGTCTGGACGTGCCGCCAGCCGATTTGAGCGCGTGGGAAAAAGTCGTCGACGGCCTGACCCACCCAACCGACGAGGTGCAAATCGCCATCGTCGGCAAATACGTCGACCATACCGATGCCTACAAATCCTTGAACGAAGCCTTGTTGCACGCCGGCATTCATACCCGCCACAAGGTCGAGATCAAATACATCGATTCCGAAACCATCGAGCAGGAAGGCACCGCTCGGTTGAAGGATGTCGACGCTATTCTGGTGCCGGGCGGTTTCGGCGAGCGCGGCGTCGAAGGCAAGATTTCGACGGTGCGCTTCGCCCGCGAGAACAGAATCCCTTTTCTGGGCATTTGCCTGGGCATGCAATCGGCTGTGATCGAATTCGCCCGCAATGTGGTCGGCTTGGAAGGCGCCCACAGTACCGAATTTCTGCCGAAGAGCCCCCATCCCGTGATCGGCTTGATTACCGAATGGATGGACGAGGCCGGTGAACTGGTCACCCGCGACGAAGACTCCGACATCGGTGGCACCATGCGCCTCGGCGCGCAAAAATGTCGCTTGAAGGACGAATCGCTGGCTTTCGAGGTGTATCGAAAAGACGTGATCACCGAGCGTCACCGCCACCGTTACGAGTTCAACAACCAGTATCTGAAACAACTGGAAGCCGCCGGCATGCGTTTTTCCGGCAAATCCTTGGACGGCCGGCTGGTCGAAATCGTTGAGCTGCCGGAGCACCCCTGGTTCCTGGCTTGCCAGTTCCACCCCGAATTTACATCGACGCCGCGCAATGGCCATCCCTTGTTTTCGGGTTTCGTCGAAGCCGCCGCCAAACACAAAAAAGCACTTTAA